One window from the genome of Oryza glaberrima chromosome 3, OglaRS2, whole genome shotgun sequence encodes:
- the LOC127765017 gene encoding protein P21-like, whose amino-acid sequence MASLANSSVHLLLLVVVLAAAGDAVTFTIVNKCGYTVWPAALPSGDGNQLDPGQSWAVYVPAGTKGARVWGRTGCGFISGGSLGQCQTGDCGGTLRCAAVGAPPVTVAEFSLGQASKDDYFDISLVDGFNAPMAIVPAPAGGRRCPRGGPRCAAEITLQCPGELRAKAGCSNPCRGNSTCGPTKDTEFFKKLCPETVTYARDGQGTTFTCPAGTDYQIVFCP is encoded by the coding sequence ATGGCGTCCCTCGCCAACTCTTCtgtccacctcctcctcctcgtcgtggtgctcgccgccgccggcgatgcggTGACGTTCACCATCGTCAACAAGTGCGGGTACACCGtgtggccggcggcgctgccgtcGGGCGACGGCAATCAGCTCGACCCGGGGCAGAGCTGGGCCGTGTACGTGCCGGCGGGCACCAAGGGCGCGCGCGTGTGGGGGCGCACGGGCTGCGGCTTCATCTCCGGCGGCAGCCTAGGGCAGTGCCAGACGGGCGACTGCGGCGGCACGCTGCGGTGCGCGGCCGTCGGCGCGCCGCCCGTCACGGTGGCCGAGTTCTCGCTGGGCCAGGCGAGCAAGGACGACTACTTCGACATCTCGCTCGTGGATGGGTTCAACGCGCCAATGGCCAtcgtgccggcgccggcgggcgggcggcggtgccCCCGCGGCGGGCCTCGGTGCGCGGCGGAGATCACGCTGCAGTGCCCCGGCGAGCTGCGCGCCAAGGCCGGGTGCAGCAACCCGTGCAGGGGGAACAGCACGTGCGGGCCGACCAAGGACACGGAGTTCTTCAAGAAGCTGTGCCCGGAGACGGTCACCTACGCCCGGGACGGCCAAGGCACCACCTTCACCTGCCCCGCCGGCACCGACTACCAGATCGTCTTCTGCCCATGA
- the LOC127765016 gene encoding alpha-amylase/trypsin inhibitor-like has protein sequence MAAPAILRLLPLLLLAAAANAATFTITNKCQITVWAAAVPSGGGQQLDPGQQWVIDVPAGTTGGRVWARTGCSFDGSGNGRCQTGDCGGVLRCAAYGQPPNTLAEFALNQFSNLDFFDISLIDGFNVPMDFLPAGDGAGCAKGGPRCEADVAGQCPSELRAPGGCNNACTVFKQDQYCCTGSAANNCGPTNYSQFFKGLCPDAYSYPKDDQTSTFTCPAGTNYQVVFCP, from the coding sequence ATGGCAGCTCCCGccatcctccgcctcctccctcttctcctcctcgccgccgccgcgaacgccgCCACGTTCACCATCACCAACAAGTGCCAGATCACCGTGTGGGCGGCGGCCGTGCCGTCCGGCGGCGGGCAGCAGCTGGACCCGGGGCAGCAGTGGGTGATCGACGTGCCGGCCGGCACGACGGGCGGGCGCGTGTGGGCGCGCACGGGCTGCAGCTTCGACGGCAGCGGCAACGGGCGGTGCCAGAcgggcgactgcggcggcgtgCTGCGGTGCGCGGCGTACGGGCAGCCGCCCAACACGCTGGCGGAGTTCGCGCTGAACCAGTTCAGCAACCTCGACTTCTTCGACATCTCCCTCATCGACGGATTCAACGTGCCCATGGActtcctccccgccggcgacggcgccgggtgCGCCAAGGGCGGGCCGCGGTGCGAGGCGGACGTGGCGGGGCAGTGCCCGAGCGAGCTGAGGGCGCCCGGCGGGTGCAACAACGCGTGCACGGTGTTCAAGCAGGACCAGTACTGCTGCACCGGCTCGGCGGCGAACAACTGCGGCCCGACCAACTACTCGCAGTTCTTCAAGGGGCTCTGCCCGGACGCCTACAGCTACCCCAAGGACGACCAGACGAGCACCTTCACTTGCCCGGCCGGCACCAACTACCAGGTCGTCTTCTGCCCATGA